A window of Jannaschia sp. M317 contains these coding sequences:
- a CDS encoding DUF808 domain-containing protein gives MSGLLALLDDVAAIAKVASASIDDIVGQAAKAGAKAAGAVIDDAAVTPKYVHGFAAARELPIVWKIARASAFNKLVILLPVALLLSNFAPWAIAPLLILGGLYLCFEGAEKVYHWLVPHDTLAKIKDPEHTPLDMAHLEEQRVKGAIKTDFILSAEIMTIALAATDSSSGWMFQGAVLAVIAVAITAAVYGAVALIVKADDVGLHLVENGHTSFGRKMGAAIVRGMPRFMTGLTIVGTAAMLWVGGNIVVHALHEMGWHLPYDLIHGVAVTVGQGNGFIEWTVTALIDGVLGVCLGLLLMPVIGVVSGMFGKKDAEAH, from the coding sequence ATGAGCGGATTACTGGCACTTCTGGATGATGTCGCGGCCATCGCAAAGGTGGCGTCGGCCAGCATCGACGACATTGTCGGACAGGCGGCCAAGGCCGGGGCCAAGGCGGCGGGCGCCGTGATCGACGACGCCGCCGTGACGCCGAAGTACGTGCACGGTTTTGCCGCCGCGCGCGAACTGCCTATCGTGTGGAAAATCGCGCGGGCCTCGGCATTCAACAAGCTGGTCATCCTGCTGCCGGTCGCTCTGTTGCTGTCGAACTTCGCGCCTTGGGCGATTGCGCCGCTTTTGATCCTGGGCGGGCTCTACCTGTGTTTCGAGGGCGCGGAGAAAGTCTATCACTGGCTCGTGCCTCACGACACGCTGGCCAAGATCAAGGACCCGGAACACACGCCGCTCGACATGGCCCACCTGGAAGAGCAGCGCGTGAAGGGGGCCATCAAGACCGACTTCATCCTGTCCGCCGAGATCATGACGATTGCCTTGGCGGCAACGGATTCCTCGTCTGGCTGGATGTTTCAGGGCGCCGTCCTTGCCGTCATCGCGGTGGCCATCACCGCCGCCGTCTACGGGGCCGTGGCATTGATCGTTAAGGCCGATGATGTCGGCCTGCATCTGGTCGAAAACGGTCACACGTCGTTCGGGCGCAAGATGGGGGCTGCGATCGTGCGCGGGATGCCGCGGTTCATGACCGGTCTGACAATCGTCGGCACCGCCGCGATGCTGTGGGTTGGCGGCAATATCGTGGTGCATGCCCTGCACGAGATGGGCTGGCATCTGCCCTACGACCTAATCCACGGGGTTGCCGTGACGGTGGGGCAGGGCAACGGGTTCATCGAATGGACCGTGACGGCCCTGATCGATGGAGTTCTGGGTGTCTGCCTGGGCCTGCTTCTGATGCCCGTGATCGGCGTGGTTTCGGGGATGTTCGGCAAGAAGGACGCCGAGGCCCATTAA
- the gap gene encoding type I glyceraldehyde-3-phosphate dehydrogenase has translation MTVTIGINGFGRIGRCTLAHIAQAARNDVAVVKMNATGPIETNAHLLRYDSIHGRYAGEVRVEGNTLDLGAGPIEVMSTYDPEELDWEGVDVVLECTGKFNDRDAAAVHLSRGAKRVLVSAPAKNADLTVVYGVNHRSLTTDHHVASNASCTTNCLAPLAKVLHEAIGIESGIMTTIHSYTGDQPTLDRRHKDLYRARAAAMAMIPTSTGAAKAIGEVVPDLAGKLDGTALRVPTPNVSAVDLTFQAGRDVTVADVNEIVRDAAAGHMGAVLAYDPEPKVSIDFNHTPHSSIFAPDQTKVVGRTVRVLAWYDNEWGFSCRMADVAGHMGRLI, from the coding sequence ATGACGGTCACCATCGGCATCAACGGCTTCGGGCGCATCGGGCGCTGCACTCTGGCTCACATCGCGCAGGCCGCGCGCAACGACGTGGCGGTGGTCAAGATGAACGCTACCGGGCCGATCGAGACCAACGCGCACCTGCTGCGCTACGACAGCATTCATGGCCGCTACGCAGGCGAGGTTCGGGTCGAGGGCAACACGCTGGATCTGGGTGCCGGACCAATCGAGGTCATGTCGACCTACGACCCCGAGGAGCTGGACTGGGAGGGCGTCGACGTCGTTCTGGAATGCACGGGCAAGTTCAACGACCGCGACGCGGCCGCCGTGCACCTGTCGCGCGGGGCCAAGCGGGTTCTGGTATCGGCCCCCGCCAAGAATGCCGACCTGACCGTTGTCTACGGCGTCAATCACCGGTCACTGACGACAGATCACCACGTCGCCTCGAACGCATCCTGCACCACCAATTGCCTGGCACCCCTGGCCAAGGTCCTGCACGAGGCCATCGGCATCGAGAGCGGCATCATGACCACGATCCACAGCTACACCGGTGATCAGCCGACGCTGGATCGCCGCCACAAGGATCTGTACCGCGCCCGCGCCGCCGCCATGGCGATGATCCCCACGTCCACCGGCGCGGCCAAAGCCATCGGCGAAGTCGTGCCGGATCTGGCGGGCAAGCTGGACGGCACTGCCCTTCGGGTTCCGACGCCCAACGTCTCGGCGGTGGACCTGACGTTTCAGGCGGGCCGCGACGTGACTGTGGCCGATGTGAACGAGATCGTCCGCGACGCCGCTGCCGGTCACATGGGCGCCGTGCTGGCCTACGACCCGGAGCCGAAGGTCTCCATCGACTTCAACCACACGCCGCATTCCTCGATCTTTGCGCCCGACCAGACCAAGGTTGTGGGTCGCACCGTGCGCGTGCTGGCCTGGTACGACAACGAATGGGGCTTCTCCTGCCGGATGGCCGACGTGGCCGGACATATGGGCCGACTGATTTAG
- a CDS encoding tautomerase family protein — MPLVDIEVIEGVFDQSQKAQMIEKVTNAMVEVEGEAMRGVTWVRVKEVRSGQWGIGGSTPSADDIKAMATG; from the coding sequence ATGCCGCTCGTGGATATCGAAGTGATCGAAGGCGTGTTCGACCAGTCGCAGAAGGCGCAGATGATCGAAAAAGTCACCAACGCCATGGTCGAAGTCGAAGGGGAGGCGATGCGCGGCGTCACCTGGGTCCGCGTGAAGGAAGTGCGCAGCGGTCAGTGGGGCATCGGTGGCAGCACGCCGAGCGCGGACGACATCAAGGCGATGGCGACGGGGTAG
- a CDS encoding helix-turn-helix domain-containing protein, with protein MTKTVYPLFCPVAMAADLLEPRWTMLLLCEMWNGSSRFNELSRGLPGMSPGLLSKRLKEMEAKGLVERRVGAAGQHAEYLTTDIADELQPIIVALGVWAHRNIDTEVSLGCLDARMLMWNIRRKINLTELPIGKCVIQFTLNNAPDVQANYWLVIKPGLQTDLCYIDPGHNVDLFVISDLRSLASAWMGHSSFEHEIANEGITLIGHSGMARTLTKWLIRSKFADAAGGAKPQANARLSA; from the coding sequence ATGACCAAAACAGTCTACCCCCTGTTCTGTCCCGTCGCCATGGCCGCAGATCTGTTGGAACCGCGTTGGACGATGCTGCTGCTGTGCGAGATGTGGAACGGCTCTTCCCGGTTCAACGAGCTCAGCCGGGGCCTGCCGGGCATGTCACCCGGATTGCTGTCGAAACGCCTGAAGGAGATGGAAGCGAAGGGCCTTGTCGAACGACGCGTCGGCGCCGCCGGACAACATGCGGAGTATCTGACGACAGACATCGCGGATGAGTTGCAGCCGATTATCGTCGCCCTGGGTGTCTGGGCCCATCGCAACATCGACACCGAGGTCTCGCTTGGCTGTCTCGATGCGCGGATGCTGATGTGGAACATCCGGCGCAAGATCAATCTGACGGAACTGCCGATCGGCAAATGCGTGATCCAGTTCACGCTCAACAACGCGCCGGACGTGCAGGCCAACTATTGGCTGGTGATAAAGCCGGGATTGCAGACAGATCTTTGCTACATCGATCCCGGCCACAACGTCGATCTGTTCGTGATCAGCGATCTGCGATCGCTGGCATCCGCCTGGATGGGCCACAGCAGTTTCGAACATGAGATCGCAAACGAGGGCATCACGCTGATCGGGCATAGTGGGATGGCCAGAACCCTTACCAAATGGCTGATCCGCAGCAAGTTCGCGGATGCGGCCGGGGGCGCAAAGCCGCAAGCCAACGCGCGTCTGTCCGCCTAG
- a CDS encoding phosphoglycerate kinase encodes MAFNTLDDMDLDGKIVLTRVDINVPVEDGRVTDTTRIDRIVPTIRDIQARGGKPVLLAHFGRPKGKHVPEMSLRQVVPALSKALGSDVAFVERPDRATLEATDGPILIENTRFSPMEEANDPKMAQFLASLGDVYCNDAFSAAHRAHASTEGVARLLPACAGRLMQAELTALEKALGTPQPPVAAVVGGAKVSSKLDLLGNLVTKVQHLIIGGGMANTFLAAQGVDVKNSLCEHDLLDTAREIIAKAEAAGCAILLPRDVVVAAEFKANPATQTVKADAVPEGHMILDAGPDSVAHIKTVLDGCATLIWNGPLGAFEMTPFDAATNAAARYAAELTTAGKLISVAGGGDTVAALNQAGAAESFTYISTAGGAFLEWMEGKELPGVAVLSS; translated from the coding sequence ATGGCCTTCAATACCCTCGACGACATGGACCTGGACGGCAAGATCGTTCTGACCCGCGTGGACATCAATGTGCCGGTCGAAGATGGCCGCGTAACCGACACCACACGCATCGACCGCATCGTGCCCACGATCCGCGACATTCAGGCCCGGGGCGGCAAGCCGGTCCTGTTGGCGCACTTCGGCCGCCCTAAGGGCAAGCACGTTCCCGAAATGTCGCTGCGCCAGGTTGTGCCCGCGCTGTCAAAGGCGCTCGGCTCCGACGTGGCTTTTGTGGAACGCCCCGACCGTGCCACGCTGGAGGCGACGGACGGCCCAATCCTGATTGAAAACACCCGCTTTTCCCCAATGGAAGAGGCGAACGACCCCAAGATGGCGCAATTTTTGGCCTCGCTTGGGGATGTCTACTGCAACGATGCCTTCTCGGCGGCGCACCGCGCGCACGCCTCGACCGAGGGCGTCGCCCGCCTGTTACCCGCCTGCGCCGGTCGTTTGATGCAGGCGGAACTGACCGCCCTCGAAAAAGCGCTCGGCACGCCGCAACCGCCGGTCGCCGCCGTTGTGGGTGGGGCCAAGGTGTCATCCAAGCTGGACCTGCTGGGCAACCTGGTTACCAAGGTGCAGCACCTGATCATCGGGGGTGGCATGGCCAACACCTTCCTTGCCGCGCAGGGAGTCGACGTAAAGAACAGCCTGTGCGAGCACGATCTGCTGGATACAGCCCGCGAAATCATCGCCAAGGCCGAGGCGGCGGGCTGCGCCATCCTACTGCCCCGCGACGTGGTGGTCGCCGCCGAGTTCAAGGCCAACCCGGCAACCCAGACCGTCAAGGCCGACGCCGTGCCCGAAGGTCACATGATCCTGGACGCGGGCCCAGATTCCGTCGCCCATATCAAGACCGTCCTCGACGGCTGCGCCACGTTGATCTGGAACGGCCCGTTGGGTGCCTTTGAGATGACGCCCTTTGACGCGGCCACCAACGCGGCCGCCAGATACGCGGCCGAGCTGACGACGGCGGGCAAGCTGATCTCGGTCGCGGGCGGGGGCGACACGGTCGCGGCGTTGAACCAGGCCGGGGCGGCCGAGTCGTTCACCTACATCTCCACCGCAGGCGGTGCCTTCCTCGAATGGATGGAGGGCAAGGAACTGCCCGGCGTTGCCGTTCTGTCCAGCTGA
- the gap gene encoding type I glyceraldehyde-3-phosphate dehydrogenase, with amino-acid sequence MVKVAINGFGRIGRNVLRGIIESGRTDIEVVAINDLGPVETNAHLLQYDSVHGRFPAPVTTGDDWIDVGRGPMRVTAERNPADLPWSDVDVVMECTGIFTSKEKCQAHLENGSSRVLISAPGTDADKTIVYGVNHDTLTADDLIVSNASCTTNCLTPVAHTLHNAVGIERGFMTTIHSYTGDQPTLDTMHKDLYRARAAALSMIPTSTGAAKAVGLVMPELNGKLDGVAIRVPTPNVSVVDLTFTASRDTSVEEINAAIKAAADSGPLKGILGYTDKPLVSTDFNHDPHSSIFHMDQTKVMEGGKLVRILSWYDNEWGFSNRMADTAVAMGKLI; translated from the coding sequence ATGGTCAAAGTAGCAATCAACGGCTTCGGCCGCATCGGGCGCAACGTTCTGCGCGGCATCATCGAGTCGGGCCGCACCGACATCGAAGTCGTCGCCATCAACGATCTGGGCCCCGTCGAAACCAACGCTCATCTGCTGCAATACGACAGCGTTCATGGCCGGTTCCCCGCGCCCGTCACCACTGGCGACGACTGGATCGACGTGGGCCGTGGCCCCATGCGCGTCACCGCCGAACGCAACCCCGCCGATCTGCCCTGGTCGGATGTGGACGTTGTCATGGAATGCACCGGCATCTTCACCTCCAAGGAAAAGTGTCAGGCACACCTGGAAAACGGGTCGAGCCGCGTTCTGATTTCTGCCCCGGGCACCGATGCCGACAAGACGATCGTCTACGGCGTCAACCATGACACGCTGACCGCCGACGACCTGATCGTGTCGAACGCGTCTTGCACCACGAACTGCCTGACGCCCGTCGCCCACACGCTGCACAACGCAGTCGGGATCGAGCGCGGCTTCATGACCACGATCCACAGCTATACCGGCGACCAGCCCACGCTGGACACGATGCACAAGGATCTGTACCGTGCCCGCGCCGCCGCTCTGTCGATGATCCCGACCTCAACCGGTGCCGCCAAGGCCGTGGGCCTGGTGATGCCGGAACTGAACGGCAAGCTGGACGGCGTCGCCATCCGCGTGCCCACGCCGAACGTATCGGTCGTCGACCTGACCTTCACCGCGTCGCGCGACACCTCGGTCGAGGAAATCAACGCGGCGATCAAGGCCGCCGCAGATAGCGGTCCGCTCAAGGGCATCCTCGGTTACACCGACAAACCGCTTGTCTCGACCGACTTCAACCACGATCCGCATTCCTCGATTTTCCACATGGATCAGACCAAGGTGATGGAAGGCGGCAAGCTTGTCCGCATTCTGTCGTGGTATGACAACGAATGGGGCTTCTCCAACCGCATGGCCGACACGGCGGTCGCGATGGGCAAACTGATTTAG
- a CDS encoding fructose bisphosphate aldolase, which yields MTQTDKAAKIRAGQGFIAALDQSGGSSPKALRLYGVEENRYSNDDEMFDLIHGMRARIVRAPAFTGDKVIGAILFEQTMDRDFEGTPSAAYLWDKKGVVPFLKIDKGLEDASQGVQLMRPMPDLDATLERARGLGVFGTKERSVVGAADAAGIEAIVAQQFQVGNQVLSHGMVPILEPEVTISIADKAQAEALLRDTILKHLDSLPDGQEIMLKLTLPEEDNFYQPLADHPKVMRVVALSGGYSRDEANARLARNRGIIASFSRALTEGLSDQQDDDTFNAEIGRTIESIRAASVAG from the coding sequence ATGACCCAGACCGACAAAGCCGCCAAAATCCGTGCCGGACAGGGCTTCATCGCCGCGCTCGACCAATCCGGTGGATCCAGCCCCAAGGCGCTGCGCCTTTATGGGGTCGAGGAAAATCGGTACTCCAACGACGACGAGATGTTCGACCTGATCCACGGCATGCGCGCCCGGATCGTGCGCGCGCCTGCCTTTACCGGTGACAAGGTGATCGGCGCGATCCTGTTCGAACAGACGATGGACCGCGATTTCGAAGGCACGCCTTCGGCCGCCTACCTTTGGGACAAGAAAGGCGTCGTGCCGTTCCTCAAGATCGACAAGGGGCTGGAGGACGCGAGTCAGGGTGTGCAGCTGATGAGGCCGATGCCGGACCTGGACGCCACCCTGGAACGTGCGCGTGGGCTGGGGGTCTTTGGAACCAAGGAGCGGTCCGTCGTGGGCGCCGCCGATGCGGCGGGCATCGAGGCCATCGTGGCCCAGCAATTCCAGGTCGGCAATCAGGTGCTGTCGCACGGCATGGTTCCGATCCTGGAGCCGGAAGTGACCATTTCAATCGCGGACAAGGCGCAAGCCGAGGCGCTGCTGCGTGATACCATCCTGAAGCATCTGGACAGCCTGCCCGACGGTCAGGAAATCATGCTGAAGCTGACCTTGCCGGAAGAAGACAATTTCTATCAGCCGCTGGCCGACCACCCCAAGGTCATGCGCGTCGTGGCCCTGTCGGGCGGGTATTCCCGTGACGAGGCCAACGCCCGCCTGGCCCGCAACCGCGGCATCATCGCCAGCTTCAGCCGCGCCCTGACCGAAGGCCTGTCGGATCAGCAGGACGACGATACATTCAATGCCGAGATCGGCCGCACCATCGAAAGCATCCGCGCGGCGTCTGTCGCCGGGTGA
- a CDS encoding septum formation initiator family protein codes for MTNRIKTPEYGLLVPLALLGFGGYFVFAGIQGDYGVLRRVELEAERDLLREELALLTTEVDRMTDRTTRLSDDFLDLDLLDERARLVLGVARTDEIVVE; via the coding sequence ATGACCAACAGGATTAAGACACCCGAATACGGCCTGCTGGTGCCGCTGGCCTTGTTGGGGTTTGGCGGCTACTTTGTCTTTGCGGGGATTCAGGGCGACTATGGCGTGTTGCGCCGGGTCGAGTTGGAGGCAGAACGCGATCTGCTGCGCGAAGAGCTTGCGCTGTTGACGACAGAGGTGGACCGGATGACCGACCGCACGACGCGTCTGTCGGACGACTTTCTGGACCTGGACCTGCTGGACGAACGCGCACGTCTGGTTCTTGGCGTGGCCCGAACCGACGAAATCGTCGTCGAATAG
- the pdhA gene encoding pyruvate dehydrogenase (acetyl-transferring) E1 component subunit alpha, with amino-acid sequence MAPRKQPAKAKPNVSKEELLQYYRDMLLIRRFEEKAGQLYGMGLIGGFCHLYIGQEAVVVGLEAAAKEGDKRITSYRDHGHMLACGMDPKGVMAELTGREGGYSKGKGGSMHMFSKEKHFYGGHGIVGAQVPLGAGLAFSDKYKGNDNVTFTYFGDGAANQGQVYEAYNMAEIWSLPCIFVIENNQYAMGTSTKRSTHSPSYWERGAAYGIAGEEVDGMDVLAVKAAGEKAVAHCRAGKGPYILEIKTYRYRGHSMSDPAKYRTRDEVQKMREERDAIEMVRQMLLTGDHASEDDLKAIDKEIKDVVNASAEFAKESPEPALEELWTDIYADEVPQEAV; translated from the coding sequence ATGGCCCCACGCAAGCAGCCTGCCAAGGCAAAACCGAATGTCTCGAAGGAAGAGCTCCTTCAATACTACCGGGACATGCTCTTGATCCGGCGGTTCGAGGAAAAGGCGGGTCAGTTGTATGGGATGGGTCTGATCGGCGGCTTCTGCCACCTGTATATCGGTCAGGAAGCAGTCGTGGTCGGCCTGGAGGCCGCCGCGAAAGAGGGCGACAAGCGCATCACTTCCTACCGCGACCACGGTCACATGCTGGCCTGTGGCATGGACCCCAAGGGCGTCATGGCCGAGCTGACGGGCCGCGAGGGGGGCTATTCCAAGGGCAAGGGTGGCTCGATGCACATGTTCTCCAAGGAGAAGCATTTCTACGGCGGCCACGGCATCGTCGGCGCACAGGTGCCGCTGGGGGCCGGCCTGGCATTCAGCGACAAGTACAAGGGGAACGACAACGTCACCTTTACCTATTTCGGGGACGGCGCGGCGAACCAGGGTCAGGTCTATGAGGCCTACAACATGGCCGAAATCTGGTCCCTGCCCTGCATTTTTGTGATCGAAAACAACCAGTACGCCATGGGCACCTCGACCAAGCGGTCGACGCATTCACCGTCTTACTGGGAACGCGGCGCGGCCTACGGGATCGCGGGCGAGGAAGTCGACGGCATGGACGTCCTGGCCGTCAAGGCCGCCGGTGAAAAGGCCGTGGCCCACTGCCGTGCGGGCAAGGGCCCCTACATCCTCGAAATCAAGACCTATCGCTATCGCGGTCACTCCATGTCCGACCCGGCCAAATACCGGACCCGCGACGAGGTGCAGAAAATGCGCGAAGAGCGGGACGCCATCGAAATGGTGCGCCAGATGCTGTTGACCGGGGATCACGCCAGCGAGGACGACCTCAAGGCAATCGACAAAGAGATCAAGGACGTGGTCAACGCCTCGGCCGAGTTCGCCAAGGAAAGCCCGGAGCCCGCGCTCGAAGAGCTCTGGACCGATATTTATGCAGACGAAGTTCCGCAGGAGGCCGTGTAA
- a CDS encoding pyruvate dehydrogenase complex E1 component subunit beta: protein MATEILMPALSPTMEEGTLAKWLVKEGDTVSSGDIMAEIETDKATMEFEAVDEGVIGKILVAEGTEGVKVNSPIAVLLEEGESADDIQTTTEAPTQDAREEAATPAPAAAQVASEEPTPQSNASPDWPEGTEMVSQTVREAIRDAMSEEMRRDENVFLMGEEVAEYQGAYKISQGMLDEFGEKRVIDTPITEHGFTGIAVGAAFGGLRPIVEFMTFNFAMQAIDQIINSAAKTLYMSGGQMGAPMVFRGPNGAAARVGAQHSQDYAAWYASIPGLKVVMPYSAADAKGLMKTAIRDPNPVIFLENEILYGKSFDVPKLDDFTIPFGKAKIWREGSDVTIVSWGIGMTYALSAAEKLAADGIEAEVIDLRTLRPVDYDTVLASVMKTNRCVLVEEAFPVASFSDHMASTIMQRAFDYLDAPVVTCTGKDVPMPYAANLEKLALVTTDEVVEAVRSVTYK, encoded by the coding sequence ATGGCGACTGAAATCCTGATGCCCGCCCTCTCCCCCACGATGGAGGAGGGCACGCTCGCAAAATGGCTGGTCAAGGAGGGCGACACCGTTTCGTCCGGTGACATCATGGCCGAGATCGAAACCGACAAGGCCACTATGGAATTTGAGGCCGTTGACGAAGGTGTCATCGGCAAGATCCTGGTCGCCGAGGGCACCGAAGGGGTGAAGGTCAACTCCCCCATCGCCGTACTGCTGGAAGAGGGCGAGAGCGCCGACGATATCCAGACCACGACCGAGGCCCCAACCCAGGACGCCCGCGAAGAGGCCGCGACCCCGGCACCCGCTGCCGCCCAGGTGGCCAGCGAAGAGCCCACCCCGCAGTCCAACGCATCGCCCGATTGGCCCGAGGGCACCGAGATGGTCAGCCAGACCGTCCGCGAAGCCATCCGCGACGCCATGTCCGAAGAGATGCGCCGCGACGAAAACGTTTTCCTGATGGGGGAAGAGGTGGCCGAGTATCAAGGCGCCTACAAGATTTCCCAAGGGATGCTGGACGAATTCGGTGAAAAGCGCGTCATCGACACACCGATTACCGAACATGGGTTCACGGGTATCGCCGTCGGCGCGGCCTTCGGCGGCCTGCGTCCGATCGTGGAATTCATGACCTTTAATTTCGCCATGCAAGCCATTGATCAAATTATCAACTCGGCTGCTAAGACCCTCTACATGTCCGGTGGTCAGATGGGGGCACCCATGGTGTTCCGTGGTCCCAATGGCGCTGCGGCGCGCGTCGGCGCCCAGCATTCTCAGGACTACGCCGCCTGGTATGCCAGCATTCCGGGCCTCAAGGTCGTGATGCCCTATTCGGCTGCGGACGCGAAGGGCCTGATGAAGACCGCGATCCGTGATCCTAATCCGGTCATCTTCCTTGAAAACGAAATCCTCTACGGCAAATCCTTCGACGTGCCGAAGCTGGACGATTTCACGATCCCCTTCGGCAAGGCAAAGATCTGGCGCGAAGGGTCCGACGTGACCATTGTCAGCTGGGGCATCGGGATGACCTACGCCCTCAGCGCCGCGGAAAAGCTAGCAGCAGATGGGATCGAGGCCGAGGTTATCGACCTTCGGACCCTGCGGCCCGTCGACTACGACACCGTGTTGGCCTCCGTCATGAAGACCAACCGCTGTGTTCTGGTCGAAGAGGCGTTCCCCGTCGCATCGTTCAGCGATCATATGGCGTCGACCATCATGCAGCGCGCCTTTGACTACCTGGACGCGCCGGTCGTGACCTGCACAGGCAAGGATGTGCCCATGCCCTACGCCGCGAACCTCGAAAAGCTGGCTTTGGTGACCACCGATGAGGTCGTCGAAGCTGTCCGCTCCGTGACCTACAAATAA
- a CDS encoding pyruvate dehydrogenase complex dihydrolipoamide acetyltransferase, translating to MATEILMPALSPTMEEGTLAKWLVKEGDTVSSGDLLAEIETDKATMEFEAVDEGVIGKILVAEGSEGVKVNSPIAVLLEEGEDASAMDNMSSGDGAAAPAPAEAAPAEVPAPSAAPAAAPTAKGDRVFATPLARRIAKDKGLDLSQITGSGPRGRIVKADVENAQPGAAKTPAAAEAPKAAPQPVAAAPAGPSTEAVLKMYADREFEEVKLDGMRKTIAARLTEAKQTIPHFYLRRDVHLDALLKFRSQLNKQLEPRGVKLSVNDFVIKASALALQAVPDANAVWAGDRVLKLKPSDVAVAVAIEGGLFTPVLKDAEMKSLSALSAEMKDLAKRARDRKLAPHEYQGGSFAISNLGMFGIDNFDAVINPPHGSILAVGAGVKKPVIGADGEITAATVMSVTLSVDHRVIDGALGAEWLKAFADNLENPMTMLA from the coding sequence ATGGCAACCGAAATCCTGATGCCCGCCCTGTCCCCCACGATGGAGGAGGGCACGCTTGCCAAGTGGCTCGTGAAGGAAGGCGATACCGTCTCTTCTGGCGACTTGCTGGCGGAAATTGAAACCGACAAGGCCACGATGGAGTTCGAGGCCGTGGACGAAGGCGTCATCGGCAAGATCCTGGTGGCCGAGGGCAGCGAGGGGGTGAAGGTCAACTCCCCCATCGCCGTGCTGCTGGAAGAAGGCGAAGACGCCTCTGCAATGGACAACATGTCCTCGGGCGACGGGGCGGCAGCCCCCGCACCAGCCGAAGCAGCCCCCGCCGAAGTTCCTGCCCCGTCTGCCGCGCCCGCTGCCGCCCCGACGGCCAAAGGCGACCGCGTCTTTGCGACCCCGCTCGCGCGGCGCATAGCCAAGGACAAGGGGCTGGATCTGAGCCAGATCACCGGCTCTGGCCCACGCGGTCGCATCGTCAAGGCAGACGTGGAAAACGCGCAGCCGGGTGCCGCCAAGACCCCTGCCGCCGCAGAGGCCCCCAAGGCAGCACCGCAACCGGTAGCTGCTGCACCCGCAGGCCCCTCGACCGAAGCCGTGTTGAAGATGTACGCGGATCGCGAGTTCGAAGAGGTCAAGCTGGACGGCATGCGCAAGACGATCGCCGCGCGCCTCACAGAAGCCAAGCAGACGATCCCGCACTTCTACCTGCGCCGGGACGTCCACCTGGACGCTCTGCTCAAGTTCCGCAGCCAGCTGAACAAGCAGCTGGAACCGCGCGGCGTAAAGCTGTCGGTCAATGACTTTGTCATCAAGGCATCGGCCTTGGCACTGCAGGCCGTGCCGGACGCCAACGCTGTCTGGGCTGGGGACAGGGTTCTGAAGCTGAAGCCTTCGGACGTCGCAGTCGCCGTGGCCATCGAAGGTGGTCTCTTCACTCCCGTTCTTAAGGACGCGGAAATGAAGTCACTGTCTGCACTGTCCGCTGAGATGAAGGATCTGGCGAAACGGGCCCGTGATCGCAAACTCGCCCCCCACGAATACCAAGGCGGCAGTTTTGCGATTTCCAACCTTGGCATGTTCGGGATCGATAACTTCGACGCCGTCATCAATCCGCCCCACGGCTCCATCCTCGCTGTCGGCGCGGGTGTGAAAAAGCCCGTGATCGGTGCGGACGGAGAGATTACCGCCGCGACCGTCATGTCGGTCACACTCAGTGTTGACCACAGGGTGATCGATGGCGCGCTTGGTGCCGAGTGGTTGAAGGCGTTCGCCGACAACCTCGAGAATCCCATGACGATGCTCGCCTAA